One Sus scrofa isolate TJ Tabasco breed Duroc chromosome 1, Sscrofa11.1, whole genome shotgun sequence DNA segment encodes these proteins:
- the PLAGL1 gene encoding zinc finger protein PLAGL1 isoform X2, whose product MATHSPQKSHQCAHCEKTFNRKDHLKNHLQTHDPNKMAFGCEECGKKYNTMLGYKRHLALHAASSGDLTCGVCALELGSTEVLLDHLKAHAEEKPPSGTKEKKHQCDHCERCFYTRKDVRRHLVVHTGCKDFLCQFCAQRFGRKDHLTRHTKKTHSQELMKESLQSGDLLSTFHSISPQFQLKAAPLSPFPLGAPAQNGLASSLPAEVHSHTHNPSEQTSQPVQALPELLAPLHPVAPPTSPPQPLQNHKYNTSSTSYSPLASLPLKADTKGFCNTNLLEDLPLQEPQSPHKLNPGFDLAKGGAGKVNLPKELPADAVNLTIPASLDLSPLLGFWQLPPPATQNAFGNSTLTLGPGESLPHRLSCLGQQQQDPSLAMSTMSLGQLPLPPIPHVFPAGTGSAILPHFHHAFR is encoded by the coding sequence ATGGCTACCCATTCACCCCAGAAATCTCACCAGTGCGCTCATTGTGAGAAGACTTTCAACCGGAAAGACCACCTGAAAAACCACCTCCAAACCCACGACCCCAACAAAATGGCCTTTGGGTGTGAGGAGTGTGGGAAGAAGTACAACACCATGCTGGGCTACAAGAGGCACCTGGCCCTCCACGCGGCCAGCAGCGGCGACCTCACCTGCGGGGTCTGCGCCCTGGAGCTAGGGAGCACAGAGGTGCTGCTGGACCACCTCAAAGCCCACGCGGAAGAAAAGCCCCCTAGTGGAACCAAGGAAAAGAAGCACCAGTGCGACCACTGCGAGAGATGCTTCTACACCCGGAAAGACGTGCGGCGCCACCTGGTGGTCCACACAGGCTGCAAGGACTTCCTGTGTCAGTTTTGTGCCCAGAGATTTGGGCGCAAAGACCACCTCACGCGACATACCAAGAAGACGCACTCACAGGAGCTGATGAAAGAGAGTTTGCAGTCTGGAGACCTTCTGAGCACCTTCCACTCCATCTCTCCTCAGTTTCAACTGAAGGCTGCCCCACTGTCTCCTTTCCCTTTAGGAGCTCCTGCACAGAATGGGCTTGCAAGTAGCTTGCCAGCTGAGgtacacagccacacccacaaccCCTCGGAGCAAACCTCCCAGCCTGTACAAGCGCTGCCAGAGCTCCTGGCCCCCCTCCACCCCGTAGcaccccccacctctcccccccaacccctccagAATCACAAGTACAACACCAGTTCTACCTCATACTCCCCACTTGCAAGCCTGCCCCTCAAAGCAGATACTAAAGGATTTTGCAATACCAATTTGCTTGAGGACTTGCCTCTGCAAGAGCCTCAGTCACCTCACAAGCTCAACCCAGGTTTCGATCTGGCTAAGGGAGGTGCTGGTAAAGTAAACCTGCCCAAGGAGCTACCTGCAGACGCTGTGAACCTAACAATACCTGCCTCTTTGGACCTCTCTCCCCTGTTGGGCTTCTGGCAGCTGCCCCCTCCTGCTACCCAGAATGCTTTTGGGAATAGCACTCTCACCCTGGGGCCTGGGGAATCTCTGCCCCATAGGTTAAGCTGTCTGGGGCAGCAGCAACAAGATCCCTCACTAGCCATGAGCACTATGAGCCTGGGccagctccccctccctcccatcccccacgtTTTCCCAGCTGGCACTGGTTCGGCTATCCTGCCTCATTTCCACCATGCGTTCAGATGA
- the PLAGL1 gene encoding zinc finger protein PLAGL1 isoform X1: MATYPCQLCGKTFLTLEKFTIHNYSHSRERPYKCLQPDCGKAFISRYKLMRHMATHSPQKSHQCAHCEKTFNRKDHLKNHLQTHDPNKMAFGCEECGKKYNTMLGYKRHLALHAASSGDLTCGVCALELGSTEVLLDHLKAHAEEKPPSGTKEKKHQCDHCERCFYTRKDVRRHLVVHTGCKDFLCQFCAQRFGRKDHLTRHTKKTHSQELMKESLQSGDLLSTFHSISPQFQLKAAPLSPFPLGAPAQNGLASSLPAEVHSHTHNPSEQTSQPVQALPELLAPLHPVAPPTSPPQPLQNHKYNTSSTSYSPLASLPLKADTKGFCNTNLLEDLPLQEPQSPHKLNPGFDLAKGGAGKVNLPKELPADAVNLTIPASLDLSPLLGFWQLPPPATQNAFGNSTLTLGPGESLPHRLSCLGQQQQDPSLAMSTMSLGQLPLPPIPHVFPAGTGSAILPHFHHAFR; the protein is encoded by the exons ATGGCCACCTACCCCTGCCAATTATGTGGCAAGACGTTCCTCACCCTGGAGAAGTTCACTATCCACAATTATTCCCACTCCAGGGAGCGACCTTACAAGTGCTTGCAGCCAGACTGTGGCAAAGCCTTCATTTCCAGATATAAATTAATGAG GCACATGGCTACCCATTCACCCCAGAAATCTCACCAGTGCGCTCATTGTGAGAAGACTTTCAACCGGAAAGACCACCTGAAAAACCACCTCCAAACCCACGACCCCAACAAAATGGCCTTTGGGTGTGAGGAGTGTGGGAAGAAGTACAACACCATGCTGGGCTACAAGAGGCACCTGGCCCTCCACGCGGCCAGCAGCGGCGACCTCACCTGCGGGGTCTGCGCCCTGGAGCTAGGGAGCACAGAGGTGCTGCTGGACCACCTCAAAGCCCACGCGGAAGAAAAGCCCCCTAGTGGAACCAAGGAAAAGAAGCACCAGTGCGACCACTGCGAGAGATGCTTCTACACCCGGAAAGACGTGCGGCGCCACCTGGTGGTCCACACAGGCTGCAAGGACTTCCTGTGTCAGTTTTGTGCCCAGAGATTTGGGCGCAAAGACCACCTCACGCGACATACCAAGAAGACGCACTCACAGGAGCTGATGAAAGAGAGTTTGCAGTCTGGAGACCTTCTGAGCACCTTCCACTCCATCTCTCCTCAGTTTCAACTGAAGGCTGCCCCACTGTCTCCTTTCCCTTTAGGAGCTCCTGCACAGAATGGGCTTGCAAGTAGCTTGCCAGCTGAGgtacacagccacacccacaaccCCTCGGAGCAAACCTCCCAGCCTGTACAAGCGCTGCCAGAGCTCCTGGCCCCCCTCCACCCCGTAGcaccccccacctctcccccccaacccctccagAATCACAAGTACAACACCAGTTCTACCTCATACTCCCCACTTGCAAGCCTGCCCCTCAAAGCAGATACTAAAGGATTTTGCAATACCAATTTGCTTGAGGACTTGCCTCTGCAAGAGCCTCAGTCACCTCACAAGCTCAACCCAGGTTTCGATCTGGCTAAGGGAGGTGCTGGTAAAGTAAACCTGCCCAAGGAGCTACCTGCAGACGCTGTGAACCTAACAATACCTGCCTCTTTGGACCTCTCTCCCCTGTTGGGCTTCTGGCAGCTGCCCCCTCCTGCTACCCAGAATGCTTTTGGGAATAGCACTCTCACCCTGGGGCCTGGGGAATCTCTGCCCCATAGGTTAAGCTGTCTGGGGCAGCAGCAACAAGATCCCTCACTAGCCATGAGCACTATGAGCCTGGGccagctccccctccctcccatcccccacgtTTTCCCAGCTGGCACTGGTTCGGCTATCCTGCCTCATTTCCACCATGCGTTCAGATGA